One genomic region from Rattus norvegicus strain BN/NHsdMcwi chromosome 10, GRCr8, whole genome shotgun sequence encodes:
- the Tspoap1 gene encoding peripheral-type benzodiazepine receptor-associated protein 1 isoform X2 has translation MEQLTTLPRLGDPGAMEPWALPAWQHWTQGQGCKPGDASASIAATPTALQVKGLRSEESSEPAGAHSPGPIRNTDPEGTETVLPKLGQQAESPGYSCSRLEGEDAQAYKAKFNIGFGDRPNLELLRALGELQQRCTILKEENQMLRKSSFPETEEKVRRLKRKNAELAVIAKRLEERAQKLQETNMRVVSAPVPRPGSSLELCRKALARQRARDLSETATALLAKDKQIAALQRECRELQARLSLVGKEGPQWLHMRDFDRLLRESQREVLRLQRQIALRNQREPLRPARSQGSTAPSSVGAPAPGAPGETVLEDDVESPQVVLGEPEKQLRVQQLESELCKKRKKCESLEQEARKKQRRCEELELQLRAAQNENARLVEENSRLSGKATEKEQVEWENAELKGQLLGVTQERDSALRKSQGLQSKLESLEQVLKHMREVAQRRQQLEEEHEQARLSLQEKQEEVRRLQQAQAEAKREHEGAVQLLESTLDSMQARVRELEGQCRSQTERFSLLAQELQAFRLHPGPLDLLTSALGCNALGDHPPPHCCCSSPQPCQGSGPKDLDLPPGSPGRCTPKSSEPALATLTGVPRRTAKKAESLSNSSRSESIHNSPKSCPTPEVDTASEVEELEVDSVSLLPAAPEGHSGGARIQVFLARYSYNPFEGPNENPEAELPLTAGEYIYIYGNMDEDGFFEGELMDGRRGLVPSNFVERVSDDDLLSTLPRELADSSHSSGPELSFLSGGGGGCSSGGQSSGGRSQPRPEEEATGDELSLSPPPEGLGEPLAVPYPRHITVLKQLAHSVVLAWELPPERVDLRGFHIFVNGELRQALGPGVPPKAVLENMDLRAGPLHVSVQALTSKGSSDPLRCCLAMGAGAGVVPSQLRIHRLTATSAEITWVPGNSNLAHAVYLNGEECPPARPSTYWATFCNLRPGTLYQARVEAQIPSQGPWEPGWERPELRAATLQFTTLPAGLPDAPLDVQAEPGPSPGIVMISWLPVTIDAAGTSNGVRVTGYAVYADGQKIMEVASPTAGSVLVEVSQLQLLQACHEVTVRTMSPHGESTDSIPAPVAPALASACQPARMSCLSPRPSPEVRTPLASVSPGLGYTSLPLRHPVPHGTQDSPASLSTEMSKGPQEEPPVPCSQEEAGSAVHRTSEEKRAMEPTLGQEGPDPVAPFLAKQAVECTSGDAGPTPCSTQEELTQKEPSTEVCHRGDLDSELKLRSEKEGMSELGVHLVNSLVDHSRNSDLSDIQEEEEEEEEEEELGSRPCSFQKQVAGNSIGENGAKPQPDPSCETDSDEEILEQILELPLQRLCSKKLFSIPEEEEEEDEEEGLGKPGPSSSSQDPSQPERALLGLDCESSQPQGPGLCPLSPELSGAREHLEDVLGVVGGNSRRRGGCSPEKLPNRKRPQDPREHCSRLLGNGGPQTSARPVPPRDRGSLPVIEGTRVGQEPGGRGRPGLSRRCPRGPAPESSLVSCLSPKCLEISIEYDSEDEQEVGSGGVSISSSCYPTDGEAWGTAAVGRPRGPVKVNSGSNTYLRLPAWEKGEPERRGHSAIGRTKEPPSRATETGESRGQDNSGRRGPQRRGARVLRTGTTELAPPRSPQEAPSHQDLPLRVFVALFDYDPISMSPNPDAGEEELPFREGQILKVFGDKDADGFYRGESGGRTGYIPCNMVAEVAVDTPIGRQQLLQRGFLPPNVLTQGSGNGPSVYPSAHTPGPPPKPRRSKKVELEDPAQLCPGPPKLIHSAALKTSRPMVAAFDYNPRENSPNMDVEAELPFRAGDVITVFGNMDDDGFYYGELNGQRGLVPSNFLEGPGPEAGGLDSGTSQAESQDSRVIIQGPPVPPGWHYALSSGSSSKTKLGESQGIAEKKQGLLAKGKELLKRLGSRKD, from the exons ATGGAGCAACTGACAACCCTTCCACGGCTTGGAGACCCTGGAGCTATGGAGCCATGGGCACTGCCTGCCTGGCAGCACTGGACTCAGGGCCAGGGTTGCAAACCTGGAGATGCATCTGCCAGCATTGCTGCTACTCCGACAGCTCTGCAGGTTAAAGGATTGAGGTCTGAAGAGAGTTCTGAGCCTGCGGGAGCCCATAGCCCTGGGCCTATCAGGAATActgaccctgaagggacagagACCGTGCTGCCCAAGCTGGGGCAGCAAGCAGAGAGCCCTGGGTACAGCTGCTCCAGGCTGGAGGGTGAGGATGCACAGGCTTATAAG GCCAAGTTCAACATAGGCTTCGGGGACAGGCCTAATCTGGAGCTGCTGAGGGCCCTAGGAGAGCTGCAACAGCGCTGTACCATCCTGAAGGAGGAAAACCAGATGCTG AGAAAAAGCAGCTTCCCAGAGACGGAGGAGAAGGTACGGAGGCTAAAGCGGAAGAATGCTGAACTGGCGGTCATTGCCAAGCGCCTGGAGGAGAGGGCACAGAAGCTGCAGGAAACCAACATGAGGGTG GTGAGTGCCCCTGTGCCCCGACCCGGATCCAGTTTGGAGTTGTGCCGTAAGGCTCTAGCTCGCCAGCGAGCCCGAGACCTCAGTGAGACAGCCACTGCACTGTTGGCCAAGGACAAACAGATTGCTGCCTTGCAGCGGGAGTGCAGAGAGCTGCAGGCCAGACTCTCTCTGGTGGGCAAG GAAGGTCCCCAGTGGCTGCATATGCGGGACTTCGACCGGTTGCTGCGCGAGTCCCAACGGGAGGTGCTGCGGCTGCAGAGGCAAATCGCCCTGCGCAACCAGCGGGAGCCCCTCCGGCCAGCCCGGTCCCAGGGTTCTACTGCCCCCTCCAGCGTAGGGGCGCCGGCCCCCGGGGCCCCGGGAGAG ACCGTACTTGAGGATGATGTGGAGAGCCCACAGGTGGTCCTAGGGGAACCAGAGAAACAGCTAAGGGTGCAGCAGCTG GAGTCTGAGCTCTGCAAAAAGCGAAAGAAATGTGAGAGCCTGGAGCAGGAAGCCAGGAAAAAGCAGAGGCGATGTGAGGAGCTG GAACTACAGCTGAGGGCAGCCCAGAATGAAAATGCCCGCCTGGTGGAGGAGAACTCTCGGCTTAGTGGGAAAGCCACAGAGAAGGAGCAG GTGGAGTGGGAGAATGCAGAGCTGAAGGGACAGCTCCTGGGGGTGACACAGGAGAGGGACTCAGCCCTTAGGAAGAGCCAGGGCCTGCAAAGCAAGCTGGAGAGCCTGGAGCAGGTGCTGAAG CATATGCGGGAGGTGGCCCAGCGGAGGCAACAGCTGGAGGAGGAGCATGAACAGGCGAGGCTCAGCctgcaggagaagcaggaggaggtcCGGAGGCTGCAGCAG GCCCAGGCAGAAGCCAAGAGAGAACATGAGGGAGCAGTACAGCTGCTGGAG TCTACCTTGGATTCCATGCAG GCCCGGGTTCGAGAGCTTGAGGGCCAGTGTCGAAGCCAAACTGAGCGCTTCAGCCTTCTGGCACAGGAGCTCCAGGCCTTCCGTCtgcacccaggtcctctggattTGCTCACTTCAGCCCTGGGATGTAATGCCCTTGGAGACCATCCACCACCCCACTGTTGTTGCTCCTCCCCTCAGCCCTGCCAGGGGTCCGGCCCCAAAG ATCTTGACCTCCCACCGGGCTCCCCAGGACGCTGTACCCCCAAATCTTCTGAGCCTGCTCTTGCTACTCTTACTGGAGTCCCTCGAAGGACAGCTAAGAAGGCGGAGTCTCTTTCTAATTCTTCTCGCTCAGAGTCCATCCACAACAGCCCCAAGTCCTGTCCCACACCAGAG GTGGACACAGCCAGTGAGGTGGAGGAGCTGGAAGTAGACAGCGTCTCCCTGCTCCCAGCAGCTCCAGAGGGCCACTCGGGAGGAGCCAGAATCCAGGTCTTCCTAGCACGCTATAG CTACAACCCCTTTGAGGGTCCCAATGAGAACCCAGAGGCTGAGCTTCCGCTGACAGCCGGCGAGTACATCTACATCTATGGTAACATGGACGAGGATGGCTTTTTTGAAG GGGAGCTCATGGATGGCCGAAGGGGCCTGGTCCCCTCCAACTTTGTAGAGCGTGTGTCTGATGACGACCTCCTGTCCACCCTCCCTCGGGAGCTGGCCGATTCATCGCATAGCTCTGGCCCTGAACTCAGTTTCCTGAGTGGAGGCGGGGGTGGTTGCAGTAGTGGGGGCCAGAGCAGCGGGGGACGTAGCCAGCCCAGACCAGAGGAGGAGGCTACGGGAGATGAACTCAGTCTGAGCCCCCCACCAGAGGGACTGGGTGAGCCTCTGGCTGTGCCTTACCCCCGACATATCACGGTTCTCAAGCAGCTAGCCCACAGTGTGGTGCTGGCTTGGGAGTTGCCTCCTGAGAGAGTAGATCTACGTGGCTTCCATATCTTTGTCAATGGGGAACTtcgtcaggccttggggcctggGGTGCCCCCCAAAGCTGTGCTTGAAAATATGGACCTGCGGGCAGGGCCCCTCCATGTGTCTGTCCAGGCCCTAACCAGCAAGGGCAGCTCAGATCCTCTGCGCTGTTGCCTGGCTATGGGTGCTGGAGCTGGGGTGGTACCCAGCCAGCTACGGATCCATCGGCTGACAGCCACATCTGCTGAGATCACCTGGGTGCCAGGGAATAGCAACTTGGCCCATGCCGTCTACCTCAATGGAGAAGAGTGCCCACCTGCCCGCCCCAGCACCTACTGGGCAACCTTTTGTAACCTGAGGCCTGGCACACTCTATCAGGCCCGAGTGGAGGCTCAGATCCCATCTCAGGGGCCTTGGGAACCAGGCTGGGAGAGGCCAGAGCTTCGAGCTGCTACCTTGCAGTTCACCACACTTCCAGCAG GCCTGCCTGACGCCCCTCTGGATGTACAGGCTGAACCAGGACCCTCTCCTGGAATTGTAATGATCAGCTGGCTCCCTGTTACCATTGACGCTGCTGGTACCTCCAATGGTGTCCGGGTTACAGGCTACGCAGTCTATGCTGATGGGCAGAAG ATTATGGAGGTGGCTTCCCCCACAGCAGGCAGTGTGCTGGTGGAGGTGTCCCAGCTGCAGCTGCTGCAGGCCTGCCACGAGGTGACTGTACGCACTATGTCACCCCATGGCGAGTCCACTGACTCCATCCCGGCCCCTGTTGCCCCAGCCCTGGCTTCTGCCTGCCAGCCAGCCAGGATGTCCTGTCTCTCACCACGACCAAGCCCAGAGGTCAGAACACCCCTTGCTTCAGTCTCCCCAGGGCTTGGGTATACCAGCCTTCCCCTCCGGCATCCTGTCCCCCATGGAACTCAAGATTCCCCTGCAAGCCTTTCCACAGAGATGTCCAAAGGGCCCCAAGAGGAGCCTCCGGTCCCTTGCTCTCAG GAAGAGGCTGGGTCAGCTGTGCATCGAACCTCAGAAGAGAAGAGGGCTATGGAGCCAACTCTGGGCCAGGAAGGCCCTGACCCTGTGGCTCCCTTCCTGGCTAAGCAGGCAGTGGAGTGCACTTCAGGAGATGCTGGCCCCACACCTTGCTCTACCCAAGAAGAACTGACCCAGAAGGAGCCAAGTACTGAAGTCTGCCACCGGGGAGATCTGGATTCCGAGCTGAAACTCAGATCTGAG AAAGAAGGTATGTCAGAGCTTGGAGTTCACCTGGTGAATTCCCTTGTGGATCACAGCCGCAACTCAGACTTATCAGACatccaggaagaagaggaagaggaggaagaggaagaggaactgGGTTCCAGGCCTTGTTCTTTCCAGAAGCAGGTTGCTGGCAACAGCATCGGGGAGAATGGAGCCAAG CCCCAGCCAGACCCCTCTTGTGAGACTGACAGCGACGAGGAGATCTTGGAGCAGATACTGGAGTTGCCTCTCCAGCGGCTGTGCAGCAAGAAGCTGTTCAGCATCCccgaggaggaagaagaggaggatgaggaggaagggcTGGGGAAACCAGGGCCCAGCAGCTCTTCCCAAGACCCTAGCCAGCCTGAACGTGCATTGCTAGGTCTGGACTGTGAGAGCAGTCAGCCCCAGGGACCTGGCCTATGTCCCTTGTCTCCTGAGCTCTCCGGGGCCAGGGAGCACCTGGAGGATGTGCTAGGAGTAGTTGGTGGAAACAGCCGGAGGAGAGGAGGTTGTTCCCCTGAGAAACTCCCAAACCGCAAACGACCTCAGGACCCCCGAGAACATTGCAGCCGGCTTCTTGGCAATGGCGGGCCCCAGACCTCTGCCCGACCAGTCCCTCCACGGGACAGGGGCAGCCTCCCTGTGATTGAAGGCACCAGGGTTGGACAGGAGCCTGGTGGGAGAGGGCGGCCGGGTCTTTCCCGGAGGTGTCCCCGTGGCCCTGCTCCAGAATCCAGCTTGGTCAGCTGCCTCTCTCCAAAGTGTTTGGAGATCAGCATTGAGTATGATTCTGAGGATGAACAGGAGGTGGGCAGCGGGGGTGTCAGCATCAGCAGCTCCTGTTACCCCACAGATGGGGAGGCCTGGGGCACAGCGGCCGTAGGAAGGCCCAGGGGACCTGTGAAGGTCAATTCGGGCTCCAACACCTACCTGCGCCTCCCGGCCTGGGAGAAAGGGGAACCAGAGCGGAGAGGCCACAGTGCGATTGGCCGAACCAAGGAGCCGCCCTCCCGG GCAACAGAAACTGGGGAGTCCAGAGGGCAGGACAACTCTGGGCGGAGAGGACCCCAGAGGAGAGGGGCCCGGGTGCTTAGGACTGGTACCACTGAGCTGG CCCCTCCAAGGAGCCCCCAAGAAGCACCATCTCATCAAGACCTACCCTTGAGGGTCTTTGTGGCTCTGTTTGACTATGACCCTATTTCAATGTCACCGAACCCTGATGCTGGAGAAGAGGAACTGCCCTTCAGGGAGGGCCAGATCCTCAAG GTGTTTGGAGACAAAGACGCTGATGGTTTCTACCGGGGCGAAAGTGGGGGCCGCACAGGCTACATCCCCTGCAACATGGTGGCCGAGGTGGCTGTGGACACTCCAATAGGGAGACAACAGCTGCTCCAGCGAGGTTTCTTGCCCCCAAATGTCCTCACCCAGGGCTCGG GGAACGGTCCCTCTGTGTACCCCTCAGCCCACACACCTGGGCCTCCCCCCAAGCCTCGCCGGTCCAAGAAAG TGGAGCTGGAAGATCCTGCACAGCTCTGTCCAG GTCCTCCTAAGCTGATCCATTCTGCTGCCCTGAAAACCTCCCGACCTATGGTGGCTGCATTCGACTACAACCCTCGGGAGAACTCCCCCAACATGGATGTGGAG GCAGAGCTGCCCTTCCGAGCAGGGGATGTCATTACTGTGTTTGGGAATATGGACGATGATGGTTTCTACTAT GGGGAACTGAATGGACAAAGGGGCCTGGTTCCATCCAACTTCCTGGAGGGCCCTGGGCCTGAGGCAGGCGGCCTAGACTCTGGGACATCTCAAGCTGAGAGTCAG GACTCTAGAGTCATCATACAAGGGCCTCCAGTGCCCCCAGGCTGGCACTATGCCCTCAGCTCTGGAAGTTCCTCCAAGACCAAACTGGGGGAGTCGCAGGGCATAGCTGAGAAGAAGCAGGGTCTCCTCGCCAAAGGAAAGGAACTCCTCAAAAGGCTGGGCTCCAGAAAAGACTGA